In Pedobacter sp. W3I1, one DNA window encodes the following:
- a CDS encoding phosphoenolpyruvate carboxylase gives MPKLRLTTQRESIFNNEVISKFELFNSLFLTLPFYKIKDTGTLLPLFFKSCEEGIANGEKPAQIIEEFFAKYTSYTERKDIVDLLFRFIQYIERQVVLFDAVEDASFTKLNTTDEQSTLAFILKKNADNKPMLSKIEKLIDELSLRLVLTAHPTQFYPGSVLAIITDLTKAIRDNDLTSMNSLLQQLGKTPFFNKKSPTPVDEALNLAWFLENTFYFAAANIQEEIDQNLDEYNLETKKILELGFWPGGDRDGNPNIHADTTLAVSKMLRQILFRCYYRDFRVIKRRITFRGVEENIAKLHDVLYLNAFDQTCELQDISSELKENLNKIKDTLLEEHGGLFVDLVNDLIRKVDLYGNYFASLDIRQDSRVLRNVHAYCRANKPISSLYPADYDKLSEAEKLALISFKEATVVYASEPDALTKDTIEVIKEIKGIQRRNGEKACHRFIISNCQQASDILQLIELFLWNGWSKESLTIDFVPLFETVNDLKGAAAIMDTLYSNPFYKAHLASRGNKQDIMLGYSDSTKDGGYLMANWSIFNGKTSLSAVSAKHNIQLAFFDGRGGPPARGGGKTHRFYASMGKEIANKNMQLTVQGQTISSQYGSVESAEFNIEQLINAGLTSGLKEKHNILLDPENKTLLDEMAEESYKAFVDLREHPLFVSYLEKLSPLKLLSQANISSRPVKRNGGGEMKLEDLRAISFVTAWSMLKQNVPGFYGMGTALKSQEKAGNWDKVLKVYQDSDYLRTIVDNCMMSMSKSDFTITAHLAADKEFGAFWTQLHNEFELAKEMLLKLSGQPTLMANYPVDKKSIATREKIILPLVLIQHFALEKLQHDQSEKDQHALEKLAVRTVFGIVNAGRNLA, from the coding sequence ATGCCTAAACTTCGTTTAACTACGCAACGAGAATCTATTTTTAATAATGAGGTAATCTCAAAATTCGAACTGTTTAACAGTTTATTTCTCACCTTGCCTTTTTACAAAATTAAAGACACGGGAACACTGCTTCCTCTGTTTTTTAAGAGCTGTGAAGAAGGTATTGCAAACGGAGAAAAACCTGCACAGATTATTGAAGAATTTTTCGCCAAGTATACCAGTTATACAGAGCGCAAGGATATTGTTGACCTGCTCTTTCGTTTCATTCAGTATATCGAGCGACAGGTGGTACTTTTTGATGCTGTTGAAGATGCCTCCTTTACCAAATTAAATACCACTGACGAGCAGAGTACATTAGCATTCATCTTAAAAAAGAATGCGGATAACAAACCCATGTTATCAAAAATTGAGAAGTTGATTGATGAACTTTCACTTCGTTTGGTTTTAACCGCACACCCAACGCAGTTTTATCCTGGAAGTGTGTTGGCCATTATTACCGATTTAACCAAGGCCATTCGTGATAATGATCTTACTTCGATGAACTCGCTTTTACAGCAATTGGGTAAAACGCCATTTTTTAACAAAAAATCGCCAACACCAGTCGATGAGGCTTTAAACCTTGCCTGGTTCTTAGAAAATACATTTTACTTTGCTGCGGCGAATATACAGGAAGAGATAGATCAGAACCTGGATGAATATAACCTTGAAACTAAAAAAATATTAGAGTTGGGTTTCTGGCCTGGTGGCGATAGAGACGGAAATCCGAACATTCACGCTGATACTACTTTAGCCGTTTCTAAAATGTTGCGTCAAATCCTGTTCCGTTGTTACTACCGCGATTTCAGGGTAATTAAACGCCGTATCACTTTTAGAGGTGTTGAAGAGAATATAGCGAAACTCCATGATGTACTGTATTTAAATGCTTTCGATCAAACTTGCGAGCTTCAGGATATTTCTAGTGAACTTAAAGAAAACCTGAACAAAATTAAAGATACGCTACTGGAGGAGCACGGAGGACTGTTTGTTGATCTGGTTAACGATCTGATCCGCAAGGTAGATTTATATGGTAACTACTTTGCATCATTAGATATCCGCCAGGATAGTCGTGTGCTGAGGAATGTACATGCTTACTGCCGCGCCAATAAGCCTATTTCTTCGTTGTATCCTGCTGATTACGATAAACTATCCGAAGCAGAGAAATTAGCTTTAATTTCTTTTAAAGAAGCAACCGTCGTTTACGCTAGCGAGCCTGATGCCTTGACAAAAGATACAATCGAAGTAATTAAAGAAATTAAAGGCATTCAAAGACGTAATGGCGAAAAAGCCTGTCATCGTTTTATCATCAGCAATTGCCAGCAAGCAAGCGATATTTTGCAATTGATTGAACTTTTCCTTTGGAATGGCTGGAGTAAAGAATCGTTGACTATTGATTTTGTGCCGCTTTTCGAAACCGTTAACGATTTAAAAGGTGCCGCTGCTATTATGGATACGCTTTACAGTAACCCGTTTTACAAGGCACATTTGGCAAGCCGTGGAAATAAACAGGATATTATGCTTGGTTATTCTGACAGTACCAAAGATGGTGGTTATTTAATGGCCAACTGGTCTATCTTTAACGGAAAAACATCATTATCTGCTGTTTCTGCAAAACATAACATTCAGTTGGCGTTTTTCGATGGCCGTGGCGGTCCCCCTGCGCGTGGTGGAGGTAAAACACACCGTTTTTACGCTTCCATGGGTAAGGAAATTGCAAATAAAAATATGCAATTAACTGTGCAGGGGCAAACGATTAGTTCTCAATACGGATCAGTAGAAAGTGCAGAATTTAACATTGAACAATTAATTAACGCCGGATTGACCTCTGGATTGAAAGAGAAACACAATATTCTTTTAGATCCTGAAAATAAAACCCTGCTTGATGAAATGGCTGAAGAAAGTTATAAGGCTTTTGTCGATTTGCGAGAACATCCATTATTTGTGAGTTATTTAGAGAAACTATCTCCTTTAAAACTATTGTCTCAGGCAAATATTAGTAGTCGCCCGGTAAAAAGAAATGGTGGCGGCGAAATGAAGCTTGAAGATTTAAGAGCCATTAGTTTTGTTACCGCCTGGAGTATGCTGAAACAGAATGTTCCGGGTTTCTATGGAATGGGAACGGCATTAAAAAGTCAGGAAAAAGCTGGAAATTGGGATAAAGTACTTAAAGTTTATCAGGACTCAGATTATCTTAGAACTATTGTAGATAACTGTATGATGAGTATGAGCAAATCAGACTTCACTATTACGGCGCATTTGGCCGCAGACAAGGAGTTTGGAGCTTTTTGGACTCAGCTACATAACGAATTCGAATTAGCTAAGGAGATGCTTTTAAAACTCTCCGGACAGCCAACATTAATGGCTAACTATCCTGTAGATAAAAAATCGATCGCCACCCGCGAAAAAATCATTTTACCATTGGTATTGATTCAGCATTTTGCTTTGGAGAAACTGCAACACGATCAGAGCGAGAAAGACCAGCATGCTTTAGAAAAGCTAGCGGTAAGAACGGTGTTTGGTATTGTAAATGCAGGGAGGAATTTAGCGTAA
- a CDS encoding DHA2 family efflux MFS transporter permease subunit, translated as MAEVGLKKWIITFTVITASLLELIDTTIVNVAIPQIQGNLGATLEDVAWLSTGYAVANVIILPMSGWLGSRFGRKNYFLTSIIVFTLVSFLCGNATSLNELILFRIIQGLAGGGLISTAQAILIETWPREDVGIATALFGLGAVVGPTVGPTIGGYILEVADWPWIFYVNIPVGILAAYCTITFIRETPKDGQGKPVDWWGIGLLAVAVGSLQTLLEKGESEDWFSTPYIIALAVTSVFGLLLFLWREMSTEYPIVNLRIMKKRSFSIGMFTSFILGFGLYGSVFVFPVFAQNLLGFTPLQTGKLFIAGGICTISMMPFIGIMLKKGVPAQFMATGGMFLFFVFCWMLSKSTLASGTGDFFWPLVIRGFGMALLFVPLTTLAMQDLSGPEIGQGSGLNNMSRQLGGSFGIAALTTLIHIRSGFHRNNLLTNINEYNSIFTAKLNGLIHSFMAKGSSLMDAKLMAMKAIEGSVIKQTMLLTYNDAYWVAGLIMLFSIPLLYLQKFKKNANIVTDAH; from the coding sequence ATGGCCGAAGTAGGTTTAAAAAAGTGGATCATTACGTTTACAGTAATCACAGCTTCTTTATTGGAGTTGATTGATACGACTATCGTAAACGTAGCGATCCCTCAAATACAGGGAAACCTGGGCGCAACCCTGGAGGATGTGGCCTGGTTATCCACTGGATACGCCGTCGCGAATGTAATCATCCTACCCATGTCGGGTTGGTTAGGCAGTCGTTTTGGGCGAAAAAATTATTTCTTAACCTCCATCATCGTTTTTACGTTAGTTTCTTTTTTATGCGGAAATGCCACTTCATTGAATGAGCTTATTTTATTCAGGATTATTCAGGGTTTGGCCGGGGGTGGTTTAATATCAACAGCACAGGCTATTTTAATTGAAACCTGGCCGCGTGAAGATGTGGGGATTGCAACGGCACTATTCGGTTTAGGCGCGGTTGTAGGGCCAACAGTTGGACCAACCATTGGAGGTTATATTTTAGAAGTAGCAGATTGGCCATGGATTTTCTATGTAAATATTCCCGTCGGGATACTCGCCGCATACTGTACCATCACCTTTATTCGAGAGACGCCCAAGGATGGGCAAGGGAAACCCGTCGATTGGTGGGGAATTGGTTTACTGGCTGTGGCGGTTGGAAGTTTACAAACCTTATTAGAAAAAGGAGAAAGCGAAGATTGGTTCTCTACACCTTATATAATTGCATTGGCCGTAACATCTGTTTTTGGGTTATTGTTATTTCTTTGGCGCGAAATGAGCACAGAATATCCGATTGTTAATCTTAGGATCATGAAAAAGCGAAGTTTCTCAATTGGGATGTTCACCTCTTTTATTCTAGGCTTTGGATTGTATGGCTCTGTATTCGTTTTCCCTGTTTTTGCGCAAAACCTTTTAGGCTTTACGCCTTTGCAAACCGGAAAGCTGTTTATCGCCGGAGGTATTTGTACCATTTCCATGATGCCATTTATTGGTATCATGCTTAAAAAGGGTGTTCCAGCTCAGTTTATGGCCACAGGAGGAATGTTTTTATTCTTTGTTTTCTGTTGGATGTTGAGTAAATCAACACTTGCATCGGGAACTGGCGATTTCTTCTGGCCTTTAGTAATTAGAGGATTTGGAATGGCGTTGCTATTTGTGCCACTAACTACTTTAGCGATGCAAGACTTATCAGGACCAGAAATTGGACAGGGCTCGGGATTGAATAATATGAGCAGACAGTTAGGCGGTTCTTTTGGTATCGCGGCTTTAACAACACTGATTCACATTCGTTCAGGTTTTCACAGAAATAACCTACTCACTAATATAAACGAGTACAATTCTATATTCACTGCTAAATTGAATGGCTTAATCCATAGTTTTATGGCTAAAGGCTCATCATTGATGGATGCGAAATTAATGGCGATGAAAGCGATAGAAGGTTCGGTGATTAAACAAACCATGCTGCTCACTTATAACGATGCTTATTGGGTTGCCGGATTGATTATGCTGTTCTCAATTCCACTGTTGTACCTTCAGAAATTTAAGAAGAATGCAAATATTGTTACCGATGCGCACTAA
- a CDS encoding HlyD family secretion protein: MTTEKKKKNKVVPIILGVLLVIGVIFGVTEWNYYSKHVDTDDAQIDGDISPVVARVGGYVAAINFEENTHVTEGQVLVKLDDKDYKVKLEQAESGQKGASAGVGVAESQIVATQANTGTAKANVDAAKSNVEAANVKVNLAQKDYNRYENLVKDGSITQQAFDQAKANKESAEAARQSALAAYRAAQDQYNAAVKQVGTTQSQLAVSSNVISQRQSDIDFAKLQLSYTDIKAPATGIVSKKNVQKGQLVQAGQSLFSIVNDGSIYVTANFKETQLEKIREGSKVEIEVDAYPDEKIQGEVYNFSPITGAKGSLLPPDNATGNFVKVVQRVPVKIKIHPSKELLAKLRPGMSVKASVSTK; encoded by the coding sequence ATGACAACTGAAAAGAAAAAAAAGAACAAAGTAGTACCCATCATTTTAGGTGTTTTACTAGTAATAGGTGTAATCTTCGGGGTTACAGAATGGAATTATTATAGCAAGCACGTAGATACGGATGATGCTCAGATTGATGGCGATATCAGTCCTGTTGTTGCCCGTGTTGGCGGTTATGTTGCAGCGATTAATTTTGAAGAAAATACACATGTTACCGAAGGACAGGTTTTGGTGAAGCTTGACGATAAAGACTATAAAGTTAAATTAGAGCAGGCAGAATCCGGTCAGAAAGGCGCAAGTGCAGGTGTTGGTGTTGCTGAATCTCAAATTGTGGCTACCCAGGCAAATACTGGTACTGCAAAAGCAAACGTTGATGCCGCAAAATCAAATGTTGAGGCTGCAAATGTTAAAGTAAATTTAGCGCAGAAAGATTATAATCGTTATGAAAACCTGGTGAAGGACGGTTCGATAACGCAACAAGCTTTCGATCAAGCCAAGGCTAATAAGGAGTCTGCAGAAGCAGCAAGACAATCTGCTCTGGCAGCATATCGGGCGGCGCAAGATCAATATAATGCTGCGGTTAAACAAGTTGGTACTACGCAATCGCAATTAGCGGTGAGCAGCAATGTAATCAGCCAGCGTCAAAGTGATATCGATTTTGCTAAGCTTCAGTTATCTTATACTGATATTAAAGCCCCTGCAACTGGTATCGTTTCTAAAAAGAATGTTCAAAAAGGGCAATTGGTTCAGGCTGGCCAATCTTTATTCTCTATTGTGAATGACGGAAGCATTTATGTAACGGCAAACTTTAAAGAAACCCAATTGGAGAAAATTAGGGAAGGCTCTAAAGTAGAAATTGAGGTTGATGCTTATCCTGACGAAAAAATTCAGGGTGAAGTGTATAATTTCTCTCCTATTACTGGTGCAAAAGGATCTTTATTACCTCCTGATAACGCTACTGGTAACTTTGTTAAAGTGGTGCAACGTGTTCCTGTAAAAATCAAAATCCATCCATCAAAAGAGCTGTTGGCTAAGTTACGCCCAGGAATGAGCGTTAAAGCATCAGTATCTACTAAATAA
- a CDS encoding TolC family protein has product MIPRSIRLMLAASLIPAALFAQSTKELNINQAIELGIANSKNLKLSQNKIDQAMAQLEVVKDNALPTANASFMYNHAEIPTTTFALPGSESSFHLPKRADAFVGTAAVQELVYGGGKLRYAKESTKLLADVARLDADKSKEEITYAVINTYYALYKVLQSRKVVDQNLESIAAQIKQAQRFFEQGIVTKNDVLRFQLQQANVTLTQMDIESNRKVINYNLDILLGLPEDTEVKIVDPTAGLKTPGSLNEYIGQAMANRQELKQLDVQHKVADFNIKTIKANTLPTVGVGANLYYINPSGNFIPPTNQYLMPVTLGATVSWNFGNLWTNKNKVSEAKIQQSAITIQKDILSDQVKTDINKNFQGYQVAMNKIQVLETSIAQATENDKLLASKYKNNVASVTDRIDAETLLYQAKINLEIAKADAGLAYYTLLKSTGKITQ; this is encoded by the coding sequence ATGATACCCAGATCAATTAGATTAATGCTTGCGGCATCATTAATTCCGGCTGCTTTATTTGCACAAAGTACGAAGGAATTAAATATCAATCAGGCAATAGAACTCGGCATAGCCAATAGTAAAAACTTAAAACTTTCACAAAACAAGATCGATCAGGCAATGGCTCAGCTTGAAGTTGTAAAAGACAATGCTTTGCCTACGGCAAACGCAAGTTTTATGTACAACCATGCTGAAATACCAACCACTACTTTTGCTTTACCGGGCAGCGAATCATCTTTCCATCTGCCTAAAAGAGCCGATGCTTTTGTAGGAACAGCAGCAGTGCAAGAATTGGTGTACGGTGGTGGTAAATTAAGATACGCAAAAGAATCGACCAAATTATTAGCCGATGTAGCTCGTTTAGATGCCGATAAAAGCAAAGAAGAAATTACTTATGCCGTAATTAATACCTATTACGCTTTATACAAAGTATTGCAGAGCAGAAAAGTAGTTGATCAGAATTTAGAATCAATTGCCGCACAGATTAAACAGGCACAACGTTTCTTCGAACAAGGCATTGTAACCAAAAACGATGTGTTGCGTTTTCAATTGCAACAGGCAAATGTTACGCTCACACAAATGGATATCGAGAGCAACCGTAAAGTGATTAACTACAATTTAGATATTCTTTTGGGTTTACCGGAAGATACCGAAGTTAAAATTGTTGATCCAACGGCTGGCTTAAAAACACCAGGCTCGTTAAATGAATACATTGGTCAGGCAATGGCTAACCGCCAGGAATTAAAACAACTTGATGTACAGCACAAAGTTGCCGATTTTAACATTAAAACCATCAAAGCAAATACGTTGCCTACCGTTGGTGTTGGTGCCAACTTATATTATATTAATCCAAGTGGTAATTTTATCCCGCCAACAAACCAATACTTAATGCCCGTTACATTAGGCGCAACGGTTTCCTGGAATTTCGGCAACCTTTGGACAAACAAGAATAAGGTAAGCGAAGCTAAGATTCAGCAAAGTGCAATTACCATTCAGAAAGACATTTTGTCTGACCAGGTAAAAACCGATATCAACAAAAACTTTCAAGGTTACCAGGTGGCGATGAACAAAATCCAGGTATTGGAAACTTCAATTGCACAAGCCACCGAAAACGATAAGTTATTGGCATCTAAATATAAGAATAATGTGGCTTCGGTTACCGACCGTATCGATGCTGAAACTTTATTGTATCAGGCAAAAATAAACTTAGAGATCGCTAAGGCAGACGCAGGTTTGGCTTACTATACCCTATTAAAATCAACAGGAAAAATAACGCAATAA
- a CDS encoding TetR/AcrR family transcriptional regulator codes for MKTEKVDKRQAILEAAEKLFCETGYEGTSTRQIAKESGANMAMINYYFGSKEGVFVEIMNERIAGFASQLKIINEDKISALEKLHRVIEGYVNRILNNTAFHKMMHRELSLTQRPEMYDKIKGAMSHNMQLIDRIITDGIEDGTFNKVDVRMVIATIMGTITNIVISPHKVISCSNFDLNNPKDKKMIKERTIAHLQDLTTVYLTTKK; via the coding sequence ATGAAAACAGAAAAAGTAGATAAAAGACAGGCCATTCTTGAGGCAGCTGAAAAGCTGTTTTGCGAGACGGGGTATGAGGGTACCTCCACTCGCCAGATTGCGAAGGAATCTGGAGCGAACATGGCGATGATAAATTATTATTTCGGTTCTAAAGAAGGGGTTTTTGTAGAGATCATGAATGAGCGTATTGCAGGCTTTGCTTCTCAATTAAAAATCATCAATGAAGATAAGATTTCAGCATTAGAAAAATTGCACAGGGTTATAGAGGGCTATGTAAATAGGATACTGAATAATACTGCGTTTCATAAAATGATGCATAGAGAGCTGTCTTTAACCCAAAGGCCGGAAATGTATGATAAGATTAAAGGGGCCATGAGCCACAACATGCAGCTTATCGATCGCATTATTACAGATGGGATTGAAGACGGTACCTTTAATAAGGTAGATGTTCGGATGGTAATCGCCACCATAATGGGAACCATAACCAACATTGTTATTTCTCCCCACAAGGTTATATCGTGCTCCAACTTCGACCTGAATAACCCAAAAGATAAAAAAATGATTAAGGAGCGAACAATCGCTCACTTACAAGATCTAACAACAGTTTATTTAACAACAAAAAAATGA